The Rhodothermus marinus DSM 4252 DNA segment CGTAACGCTTACAAGCTGATCACTCGGCGCAAAACGATGTGACCGTCCAGGCCCGAACACCTCTTCCAGGGCTTCCAGCAGGCGCGTACGGGGCGCTTTACGGTCTTTCCAAGAGCCACCCGCCCGCAGCAGGGCCAGCTCTCGGTCCAGCGTTTCTTTCCAGTATTCGCACAGATCGAGCAGCAACTCCGGATCGTCGGCGCCCACGATCATGGCGCGTCCACTGACGATCGGAGCGACGCGCGGAAGCGACAGCACACATCCCAGCGCCAGTGCCGAAAGCGGAAGTTCGGAGCGACCGTTTGGATAGAAGTTGAGCTGCTGCTGCCCCATCAGCATCGGGAAAAGATCCCGGGCGGCCCGAACTACGGCGGGCCTCTCCGGGAAGAATGTGCAGGGCTCTCCAATATCTGCAAAACTTTTGGTTAAGCCGAGCTTTTCTTTTAATTTTTCTTTTCTTACCAACGGATTATTTTTCCATTTAACGTTATCAAAATTAAACAGCAGAGCATCAATAGGTAGTAGTTTATCCAGATAGTCCTGCTCCAGCTCGTCCATCCACCGTGCCCACTGATCCTGTGTAACGTCTTCGGGTCGGTCGTTGCCAGTGGCCAGCACGACGGCGGCCACGCCCATGTCGATCAGCGCGTGACCGGTCCAGCGGAGTCCTAAGGATGTCGTTTCGTGTGTCATGATGCTGCTTCAGGCCTGCATTTGTTGAAAGGCTCGCCGTTTCGGTCTTTCCCTGCACACCGGCTCGCTCAGGGCGCCGAAGCCGCAGCCAGTGAGCTCGCCCGCGCCCACCAGCCAGGCAAACTGCACGGCCTCGGGCGGTCCTTCGACGATCACCGGACACAGGCTGCCCCGGTGGTCGATCCCCTTGATGCGCACAAGCTTGGTCTTGGCTCCGCGGTAGCGCCGATCGAAACGTATGGTGGCCTGCGGCGCCAGATGGCCCAGCCCGGCCGCCACCAGCTTGCGACGCAGCACGCGCGTGAGCACCTCGTCGGCCGCCTCGTCCTCCCAGGTCAGGTAGTCCCGCCCGCCGTCGGCGCGCACGCGCCGCGCCACGACCGGACTCTCCACGCGAAACACGGCCCGCTGGCCGAACGAAGGTACCGGTAGCGTCTGCACGCTGGCCACGGCCATCCCGGCAATCACGGTCGGGTCCCGGAAAATTCCCCGCACCAGCCGCTCCACCGGCTCGCCCTCGTAGAAACTGAGCGTCCAGAACGCTCCCTTCGGGAAGTGCAGACCGCCTCTCCCCATGCGTCCCCCCTGCAGCCAGCCGAAGCTGTAGAGACTCAGGCTATCGTGCCAGTCGTTCTGTCCCAGCCAGCGGTGCAACACGCCCGCCAGCCGGTGGGGATAGGTGAACGGCACCGGCTCACAGGACGGCGTCAACAGCAGTCGTAAACGCATGGGCTCCTCCGTTCAGTGGTTCTTCGCGTCGCGTAAAGCTGAAGGTCGATCGTACACCCCGACACCGTAGCGTTCGGCCATGCGCCGGGCTTCGCTGGCGATGCGATGGCGCAGCACAGGCGGGCCGACCACCTCGCATTCGGCTCCGTAGCTGAGCACCCAGCGCGCCACGTCGGCCAGGCCGGTCACCTGCAGGTGCACGTCCAGCGAGCCGTCCGGACGCTCCACGAGCACCTGGCTCGGATGCCACTGCTCCTCCCGGATCCAGCGGGCCTGATAGGGCGAAAAGCGCAGGTGGACGGCATAGGTGCGCTCGTCCCGGTGCATACCGAAGGCCGGCCCCAGGTAGGCCTCCAGGTCGAAGTCCGGCCGCCGCGCGAAGGTCTCCTCGCGCAGCTTTAGATGCTGGATACGGTCGATACGAAAGTCGCGCATGGCCTGCCGCAGCCGACAGTAGGCCACCAGGTACCAGCGGCTCTGATGGGCCACGATGGCATAGGGCTCCACGTCGCGCTCGGTCAGTGCGTCCGCGTAGTTGGCATAGTAGTGCAGGTGCACCACGCGCTGCTCGGCCGCCGCCCGACGCAATTCGTCCAGATAACGCAGCGGCGTGCGCGGCCGCGGTCCCATCTCGAAGCGGAGCGTACGCGTGAGCGTGTCGGGATCGACGTGAATGGGCTCGGGCAGATGCGCTGCCAGTCGCTCGACGGCCGCCTCCAGCAGAGCGGCGTCCGGGGTGTCGCCAAAGGCCTCCAGCGCCAGCCGGGCCACCAGAAACGCCGCCAGCTCGGCCCGATCCAGCGCAATCAGCGGCAGGTTTTCGGTGAAAGGCTCCTCCAGGTAATACGTCTGGCGACGGCGATCATAGGCCACCGGCACGCCCAGCCGACGCAGGTACTCGATGTCGCTGGCGATCGTGCGCCGGGAAACCTCGAAGTGCCGGGCCGCCCGCGTGGTGGTCAGCGGACGGCCGCTGCGCAGCCACTCCAACAGCCGCTGCAACCGCAGGATCTGCGGCCCGCGAAGCGAACAGCCTCCGGTTGCTCGTTCAGCCATGCATCCGGTGGGTCATGCAGAGGAACGACGCTAAAATATTATAGACACCGTGCAGTATAGCTTCATAACCTCTGTGGAAAAAATTTTTTTTATGAACCGGCCGATACGCCCTGCCTCATTCATCATCCGGTGCCGCGTTTGCCAGCACTTCCAGAAACTCAGCAAAAGCCAGCAGTTCTTCACGTAGCGTACTCCAGAGTTTCGGTAGAACAGCCATCAGGCTTTCTATTTTCTCCGGCGTAAGGTTCATGGTATACACATTGCGCACCAGATGGCGAAAACGACGGAATTCATCCAGGGTATGTGCGGTGGTCTGGCCAATAACGGCGGGTCGCATTTCCGGAACGTCTTCAGCCATCCAGCGCAACAGGTCGCGGTGCCATGTCTGGCCTGTGGGAATCCGCTCATCTACGTTGCGAGCAATCAGGACAAAAAGACGCTCGACGCCGGAATAAAAGCCATGCAGATTCAGAGCCACAGCATCAAGATAAGCCCATTCCTCGGGGGTCTGAAGCAATCGCAACCACGCCTGACGGGCTCGACCCAGCACCTGCTCCAGCTCAGGGATCTCGCCCCGAATCCGCTCTGCCAGTGCTATGTAACGCGTCTTCACAGCTCGATGCCATAGCGTTCAATAGCTCGGCGTAGTGCGCTACCGACCCGTTCCATTTCGATCAGATCGACCGGCCTGTCAGCAATCATCTCCTCGGCCAATCGCCAGGCTGCCCAGTAATCTGCGGCATGCAACCCTTCCACCGCCAGGTCCACATCAGAATCCGGTGCAAACCAGGCACCATGGGCCAGCGAGCCTAAAAGTACCACACGCCGAACGCCAAAGCGCACCTTCAACGCCTGCGCTACCGACCGAGCCCGATCAATCAGCGCATCCCGTTCTTCGCACCCGGCCAGTATTTCATGCCGTTCTGCAACCCGACGCTTTGCTGCGCTCAAGTAGGGTCTCCATCCCTCTCCTCTCAATTCCAGTGCGGTAGGCATATCGTCCCCTTTGTCTGCCTGGCTCGTTGCTGTGTTTACCTGCGCCGGGTTGGAAAGGCTCCCTCTATTCAAAGGCCGGATCGCATTGAAACAGCTGCCTGCGCATTACCCTGGAAACGTTCGTTCCGTTTTTCAGCGCAAAGATACGCTCTTCGCCACGAATTGCCGCCTGTTTTCTCGGGTTTACTCCGCCACCGGCTCGGCCGCGCCCGGCACCTTTTTGCCGAGCAGGCGCAGCCCGAGCAGCAGTACGGCGGCCGAAAGCCCCATGGAAAGCCACCAGGGCCAGCCGAAGCCGGTCGGCAGCGTGCCCAGCAGCACCGCCACGATCCCCACGAAAAGCGCATAGGGGAGCTGCGTGCGCACGTGCTCGATATGGTCGCAGCCGGAAGCCATCGACGACAGGATTGTCGTATCAGAGATCGGCGAGCAGTGATCGCCCCAGACGGCTCCGGCCAGCACGGCCGAGACCGTCGAGTAGATGATATGGTGATACTCGGTCTCGGTGTGCAGCCCGCTGGCCGCCAGCACATGCCAGGCCAGCGGCACCACCAGCGGTAGCAGGATGCCCATCGTGCCCCAGCTCGTACCCGTGGCGAAAGCGGTGGCCGCCGCCAGCACGAACACGAGCGCCGGCACCAGCCCCGGCGCCAGCCGCTCGCTGAGCACCGACGACAGGTACTGCGCCGTGCGCAGCTCCTCGGTAATCGACGAAAGCGCCCAGGCCAGCAGCAGAATGATCATGGCAAAAAACATGGAGCGCAGCCCGGCATACCAGGCCTCCATCGTCTCGTCGAGCGTCAGGATCCGCTGGCCGATCGAGAGCGCCGCAGCCGACAGCACGCCCAGCAGCGAGCCCCACATGAGCGCCCGGTAAGAATCGGCGCTACCGATGATGTCCCGGAGCGTCTCGCCCTCGCCCGTCGCGTACAGCCCGCCCAGCACCGAGACGAACAGCACCAGAATCGGAATGAGCGCGTTGCGGGCGCGGTGCGGCTTGTCGTCCGGCGGACGAAACTCCCGGCCCTCGGCGGCCGCTTCGTCGATGCGGGCGTCGGGCCCCAGCACCTGGCCCGTCGTGCGGGCCCGCAGCTCGGCCCGGTACATCGGCCCGAAGTCGCGCTGCGTCCAGGCCACGGCAAACACAAACAGGAGCGCCAGCCAGGGATAGAAGCTGTAGGGAATGGAGTTCAGGAAGATCGAGTAGGCGCTTTCGTCATAGCCGGGGATCTGGGCCACGGCCGTTCCGACCAGACCCACTTCGTAGCCGATCCAGGTGGTCACAAAGGCCAGGCAGGCCACCGGCGCGGCCGTCGAATCGACGATGTAGGCCAGCTTTTCGCGGGAGATGCGCAGTCGGTCCGTGACGGGTCGCATCGTGTTGCCGACCACGAGCGTGTTCGCGTAGTCGTCGAAGAAAATGAGCAGTCCCAGCACGGTGGCGGCCAGTTGACCGCGTCGCGGGTCGCCGGCCCAGCGGATGATGCGGTTGACCACGCCCTGCATGCCGCCGTTTTTCGAGATGATGCCCACCATACCGCCGATCATCAGCGAAAACAGCACGATGGCGGCATGGTCCGGGTCGGCCAGCGCGTTGCGGACGTACACGTCGAACGAATCGAGCAACCCCTGCCACAGGCCCGAGAGCGAGACGTCGGCGGCCAGCCACGCCCCCAGCCAGATGCCCAGAAACAGCGCGGGCACCACGCGCCGGAAAAGCAGCGCAATCAGGATCGCCAGCAGCGGCGGCAGCACCGACGTCCAGCCCGGCAGCGCCCGCGCCTCGGCCCGGGCCACCACCTGTCCGCCCCGTTCCAGCACGATCGGCACGCGGCCGCTGCGCGCGACCCGTACGCTGTCGGCCCGGAGCACGCCGTTTTCCGGGGTCAGCGCGTACGTCCGCCCTTCCACACGCAGCACGTAGCCACTGTCCGGGGCCAGGCCCTCGACGGTCACGGCGAAAGGCAGGCCCTTCAGTACGGGATCGGGCACCTGAAGCTGCGGCTGGGCTACCGCCCCCAGCACAAGCCCGCAATGCAGCCAGATCGCACAGGCAAGGATCCGAACGCGCATGGTCGGCCTATCCTCCGGTTCCGAAGATGCGGTCGCCGGCGTCGCCCAGTCCGGGCCGGATGAAGGCGTTCTCGTCGAGCCCCCGGTCCACGGCGGCCGTGACGATGCGCACGTCCGGGTGCGCTTCCTGCAGCGCCCGAATGCCTTCCGGCGCGGCGATCAGGCAGACGAACGTAAAGCGCCGGGCGCCGTGTGCCTTCAGGTGATGAATGGCCTGCACGGCGCTGCCGCCCGTGGCCAGCATGGGATCGACCACGAACACGCGGGCGGACTCGATTCCGCCGGGAATGTTGCTGTAGTAATCGACGGGCTGCTTGGTGCGCTCGTCGCGCTGCATGCCCAGGTGGCCGATGCGGGCCTCCGGCACAAAGCGCACGAAGCCGTCCACCATGCCCAGGCCGGCCCGCAGGATGGGCACCACCACGATCTCTTCGGCCAGCCGGTAGCCGGTGGTGGGCTCCAGGGGCGTTTCGATGGGGATCGGCTCGACGGCCAGGTCGCGCAGCGCCTCGTAGGCCAGGATGGCCGCTGCCTCGGCCACGATCTGCCGGAACTGCCCGTGCGTGGTCTCCCGCCGCCGGAGCAGCGTCAGGTCGCGTTTGAGCAGCGGATGATCGACAACGATGAGCGTGCTCATGGCTTCTGTTGCTGCGCTTCCTGCTTCTTCCGACGGCGTTCCTCCACCCAGCGCCGGTGCGCTTCGTAGTCTTCTTTCCAGGGCTGCCGCTCGAAATAGCTATCCGTGATTTTTTTGAGCGTGCCAGAAAGCAGCACCAGCGAGATCACGTTCGGGAGCGTCACCAGCGACAGCGCCACGTCGCCCACATCCCAGATCGTCGTGACGGCCACCACAGCCCCCAGAAAGTGCATGATCAGGAAAACGACCTTGTAGGGCAGGATGCCTCTGGTGCCGAACAGATAGTAGGCGCACCGGTCGCCATAGTAGCTCCAGGAGATGGCCGTCGAGATGGCAAACAGCAGCACGCTCAGCAGCACGATATAGCGGCCCAGTCCTCCGAGCCCCAGTTCCGAGAGTCCGCGCTCGAAGCCCAGCGTGGTCAGCGGCGCACTGCTGCGCACCGCATCGCCATAAAGGCGCGTGTAAACCTGGCCGTCGTCGCTTCGGGCCTGCGCCTGCAGCGGATAGATCGTACCCGTAAAGGGCTGCGTCTGCGCCTCATCGACGAACAGCCGGGGCACGCCCACCTCGAAGTAGGCCAGTTGGGGCTGGCCTTCGGCCGGGCGCCCGTCCACGTACCGCACCGAGTCGGGCGTAGCCACGCGCGTGTAGCCGAGCTCGTCGTTGCCCGTCACGTAGGTGATGTTCACATCGCGCAGGGGCAGCGTGGTGGGCACGCGGTCGTTCCAGACGTCCGTGATCACGATCACCAGCCCGGTCATCGTACAGATGACCAGCGTATCGATGAACGGCTCCAGCAGCGCTACCACGCCCTCGGAGACCGGCTCGTCGGTCTTGGCGGCCGAATGCGCGATCGGAGCCGAGCCCTGACCGGCTTCGTTCGAGAACAGTCCGCGTTGCACGCCATAGGTGAGCGTGGTCAGCAACATCCCCATGCCGGTGCCGGCCACCCCGGCCGTCGGATTGAAGGCCTCGCGGAAGATCGTCCCGAACGCCGGCAGCACATGCTCCAGATTGGCAAAGATGATCAAAAGCGCACCGGTCACGTAGAGCCCGGCCATCAGGGGCGCCAGCACGCCCGTCACGGCGCCGATGCGACGGATGCCGCCGATGATGACCAGCCCAACGACGATCGCCGTAATCAAGCCAGTGATCCAGGGCTCAATCCCAAAAGTATCGCGCACCTGCGTGGCGATCGTGTTGGCCTGCACCGCATTGCCCGTCATGAACGACGTGATCATGAGCATGAAGGCAAAAAAGACGGCCACCGGCTTCCACCCCAGCCCTTTTTCGATGTAGTACATGGGGCCGCCGGCCACCGAACCGGCCCACACCTTGCCGTCCGACTCGACGGGCACGCGGTAGTGCAGCGCGAGCGTCACCTCGCTGTACTTGGTGGCCATGCCCAGGAAAGCCGTCACCCACATCCAGAACAGCGCGCCCGGCCCGCCCACGTGAATGGCGATGGCCACGCCCGCGATGTTTCCGATGCCCACCGTGGCCGAAAGCGCCGTGGTCAGCGCCTGAAAGTGCGAGACGTCTCCGGGTTCATCCGGATTGTCGTACTTCCCGGAAGCCACGGCAAAGCCGTGCGCCAGCTTACGGAGTTGAATGAAACGAAGCCGCAACGTCAGAAACAGCCCGGCGCCCAGCAGTCCGATCACCAGAATCGGCGCCAGAAAGCTGTTGATCTGTCCGATTATGTGGCTGAAAAGCTCCATGGGGCTCGTTTTCTGGTTTCCGGATCGCACCTCCGGCCGGACCCAGCCGGCACCCCGGTCACGTTGCCCGGCCAAACAACAAAACTCGGCCTAATATAGCAACCCGCCCGAAAAGAATCGTCCCCCTGTAGCCCGATGGACAGAGGTGATTTCACGAGCGTCGGTAGCCCCTGACACCCCCTCCGGTCCTTCGGACCATCTCCCCCTCAAGGGGGAGCAGTGTTCACAGGCTACGGCTGGCGATGGATGCAGGCGCATACGCGTATTTCAGCGCCGACGATTTCTGTTTCCATACTCTCCGCCACCATCCATGGAGAAGGGTGTCCCCGGTCGTTTCGGACACCGTCTTGCGGGCCTGCTGCCAACGGTAGCGCCCCCTCAGAGCGTGCGCGGATCGACTTCGACGAGCTGCCCGTTCAGGATGGCCAGCGTCCGCGCCGGATATTTCTTGACCAGACGATAATCGTGCGTGGCCATGAGCAGCGTCATCCCCTGGCGGTGCAGGTTCAGGAGCAGCTCCATGATCTCGTCGGCCACGCGCGGGTCCAGGTTGCCCGTGGGCTCGTCGGCCAGCAGAATCCAGGGATCGTTGACGATGGCCCGGGCGATCACCACGCGCTGCTGCTCGCCGCCGGAAAGCTCGTGCGGATAGCGCCGCCGCTTGTGGCTCAATCCCACCAGCGTCAGCGCCTGCAGCACCCGGGTTTTCACTTCGGCCCCGCGCTTTCCCGTCACGTACAGCGCAAAGGCCACGTTCTCGTACACGTTGCGATCGGGCAGGAGCTGGAAATCCTGAAACACCACGCCCAGCGTGCGACGCAGGTAGGGAATCTCGGCCGGCTTGATCCGATCGGAGCGATAATCCCCCACCTGACAGTAGCCCGACTCCGGCAGCAGATCCATGTAAATGAGCCGCATGAGCGTGGTCTTACCGCTGCCGGTCGGGCCGATCAGATAGACGTGCTCCCCCCGTTGAATTTCAAACGAAAGATTCTCGAACACCGGGCGCCGCTGGCCGCCCGGCAACGGGTACGAAATGCTGACGTTTCGAAAGACAATCACGGCCGTGCTTGTGGCTGATCAGGACGACGAACCACCCAGTGAATGCGCTCCGAGCGCGCCGTAGCCGGACGGAGCGAAAAATTATCGTAGGCCGCTTCGATCCGAAAGCCCTCGGCCCGCAGCCATGCGCGGATCTCCTCCAGCGTGTAGGCCCGCTCCAGGTGTCGCTCCCGATACACCTTCCCGTCCACTTCCAGCTCGAAGATCGTGGTATGCAGTCGACGCTCCGGATCGTAGTAACTCCGGCGCACGTAGCGAAAGGCGTCGGTTTCGCCCGCGTCGTCGAAGTCGGCCTCGTGCTCCAGGGAATTCATCGGCGTGCTCTGGTCGAAGATAAACACGCCGCCGGGCCGCAGCGCCTGCCACGTGCACCGGAACAGCGCCCGGACACCTTCGGGCTCCAGCAGGTAGTTGAGTCCGTCGAAAAGGAGCAGCACCACGTCCACCGGCTCGGCCACGCGGTAGTCGGAGAAATCGGCCTGCTCGAACACGACAGAGCTGCCCGCGCGGGCGGCCTTCTCACGGGCCACCGCCAGCATGGCCGCCGAGCGATCGCTGGCCCGATAGCGGTAAGGTCCCAGCGGCTGCAGCGCCAGGGCCAGCGAACCGGTCCCGCACCCGAGTTCGAGCACCGTCTGCGCTTCGGGACAGAAGCGCCGGATCAGACGATGCACGTAGCGGGCCCAGGCTTCGTAATCGACGTAATCCATCACCTGATCGTACCCGCGCGCCAGCAGGCTGTAGGGCACGACCTCCTGCACGCGAATGCCCGCACTCATGACGCCGCTGCCGAAGAAGAAGTCGCCGCCGCTGCCTGTTGCCGTTCCTTGCGACGGCGGGCGATGTCGATGGCCAGATAGATCGCGCTCCGCATACTCCCCGGCGACGCCTTACCCTGGCCGGCGATGTTGTAGGCCGTGCCGTGGTCGGGCGACGTGCGCACGATGGGTAGTCCGGCCGTGTAGTTGACGCCGCTCTCGAAGGCCAGCGTCTTGAACGGAATCAGGCCCTGGTCGTGATACATGGCCACCACGGCGTCGTAGAGCCGGTAGGCGCCAATGCCGAAGAAGCTGTCGGCCGGAAACGGTCCGAAGACCAGATAACCTCGCCGACGAGCCTCTTCGAGCGCCGGGATGATCGTCTCGTTCTCTTCGCGGCCCAGCACACCCCCATCGCCGGCATGCGGGTTCAGCCCGAGCACCGCGATTTTGGGCCGGTCGATCCCGAAATCCTGAATCAGGCTCTCGTGAATGATCTCGATTGTTTCCAGAATGGCCTGGCGGGTCACCCGTTTCGGCACGTCCCAGATCGGGATGTGGCCGGTCACCAGCCCGATGCGCAGATCGTCCGATACCATCATCATCGTGTAGCGCCGGGTGCCCGTCAGCCGCGCGATAAATTCGGTATGCCCGGGCTCCCGGTAGCCGGCCAGCGAGATCGCCTCTTTCGAGATGGGCGCCGTCACCATGGCGTCGGCTTTTCCGTCCAGGCAGAGCTGCACGGCCCGGCGCACGGACTCCATCGCCAGCTTCCCGCCTTCCGCCGTGATTTTGCCAAATTCCACTTCGGGCGCCTTCCCCCCGGTCACGTCCACCACGACCAGCCGCTCCGGGGTGATCCGCTCAGGCACGTCGCCGACCACCTGCAACTCGGGAAGCGGCAGCTCCAGCACCTCCGCGTGTTTGCGGAGCACTTCGGCCGATCCGACGATGATCGGATCGAAAAATTTCATCAGACGGGAATCCGACAGGCACTTCAGCACGATCTCGGGGCCGACGCCGTTCGGATCGCCCAGCGTGATGGCAATCCGCGGGCGCGGCCGCACCGGCTTTCTGCTTTCCAGATCTATCGACATGGGCTTTTCCTCCGGTCCGCGTGCTTATATTGTTCCGAGACGGAACGGCCGGACGCTCGCCGGAGATCCCTTCCCCATGCACCCGGAACGCCTGCAACAACTCGTGGACCTGCTCCGCGGCCGGCGGCTTGCCGTGCTCACCGGGGCCGGTTGCAGCACCGAGTCGGGCATTCCCGACTACCGGGGCGAAGGTACGCGCCGCCGCGCCCGCAATCCGATCCAGTACCGGGCATTCGTGACCGACGCGGCCGTACGCGCCCGCTACTGGGCCCGGAGCACGCTGGGCTGGCCGCGCTTTGCCAAGGCCCGCCCCAACCCCGGCCATTACGCACTGGCCCGGCTCGAGCAGGCCGGCTTGCTGGTGGGACTCATCACGCAGAACGTGGACCGGCTGCACCACCGGGCCGGCAGCCGCCGCGTGCTCGAACTGCACGGCAGCCTGGCCACCGTACGATGCCTGACGTGCGGCCATGCCATCGACCGGGACGCCTTCCAGCAATGGCTGCTGGAACTGAACCCCGGCTGGAGCGCACATGCGGCCGAACTCGCCCCCGACGGCGACGCCGATTTGCCCGACGAACTCACCACCCGCTTCCGCGTGCCCGACTGTCCCCGCTGCGGCGGCATCCTCAAACCTGACGTGGTGTTTTTCGGCGAAAACGTGCCGCGCGAGCGCGTCGAGGCCGCGCGCCGGATCGTGGCGGCGGCCGACGTGCTGCTGGTGGCCGGCTCGTCGCTGGCCGTCTATTCGGGCTATCGGTTCGTGCTCGAAGCCGCCCGTCAGCGTAAGCCCATCGCCCTCGTCAATCTGGGTCCCACGCGGGGCGACGCCCTCGCCACGCTCCGCCTCGAAGGCCGCACAGGCGAAGTGCTCCCCCGTCTGGCTGCGGCACTCACCGGCCGGGCATTTCCCGAACGCCACGTTACGGAAGGCTTACGACGCGCCGGATAGCCTGCGACCGACTACTGAAAAGCGCCCCTACCAGATCATTGACGTTTTCCCTATCCCGTAGGGGCGGACCACTGTATCCGCCCCCCGCCGGCTTATGTCCGCCACACGGGGTGTGGCACCCTCCTGCACCGGTAAATCAGCGATCCCATATAAGCCGGCGTTTCGCGCTGCGTCTCAGAAGCGCGGGTTTGTAGTACGCCACAAAGGCGTCACCCGAGACGGCACTTCGCTACGCTCCGTGCCTGACTACAAGCGCGTTGGTCGGGCTTCAAACGGCAGGCTATAAACCTCACCGAAACGCTATAAAGGGTTACAGGTCGAAATCGCGAACCCCTTCGACGCTATGGATGACTTCTGAAAAAGAACGAAATCATCACACCCGTCCCCGCGACTGGCCGCGGACGAGTGCGGCGCCGATCAGATGGGCAATGCGAAGCGGCTCGGGCAGACGCGACTTGTTCAGCGTGGCCTGCACGAGCTGACGTGCCTCGAAGGCGTCGGCGCCGGCCCAGGCCACGTACAGCCCCCGCCCCATGGGTTCGGCCGGCGGCGTACGCTCCAGGATGGCCAGCCGGTCTTTCAGCCCGGCCGCCCGGAGCGCGTCGGCCAGCTCACTGTCGGCCGTATCGTGGCGCGTGACGGCCAGCACGGGCAGCGCCAGCCGCTCCGAGAGCGCCTCCAGATCCACCACGGCCAGCCCCGCCATCGTGATGCCGCCCAGCACGACGGCCTGCAACGACGGCCGCCAGCGCAGCGACTGAATCCACCCGGCCAGAAACTCCGTCGCCCCTTCGCCGTCGATCGGAAACCGCGTGATCGCCACGCCCTCGACGAGCGTCGCCCCCTCCATCATCACGCCCACGATCGGTACCTCAGCGTCCTTCCCCCGCTCGAAAGGGGCGTCGTCAATGCCCAGCACATGAGGTCTGCGCGTCATCGGGCTTCGCGGATGAATCGGTTGTAGAGCGACTCGAAGGCCAGTTGCACGTCGCGATCGTCCAGGTAGATGTTGAACTCCGTGGTCGTCGAGGCCACCTCGACCACGTTGATGTTCTGCAACGCCAGTTGTTGCAGGAGCTGGTAGAGCAGACCCGGCGTCTCCAGATACGCCTCCTGGAACTTCACGCCCAGTCCGGCCAGGTTACGGTACACGCGGCGTGGCGCCACGCTGAGCACCTCGGGCACCCGCTTCAGATGCCGCTGCTCCAGAATGACCGTCACCTCGCTGAC contains these protein-coding regions:
- the cas6 gene encoding CRISPR-associated endoribonuclease Cas6, which produces MRLRLLLTPSCEPVPFTYPHRLAGVLHRWLGQNDWHDSLSLYSFGWLQGGRMGRGGLHFPKGAFWTLSFYEGEPVERLVRGIFRDPTVIAGMAVASVQTLPVPSFGQRAVFRVESPVVARRVRADGGRDYLTWEDEAADEVLTRVLRRKLVAAGLGHLAPQATIRFDRRYRGAKTKLVRIKGIDHRGSLCPVIVEGPPEAVQFAWLVGAGELTGCGFGALSEPVCRERPKRRAFQQMQA
- a CDS encoding helix-turn-helix transcriptional regulator codes for the protein MAERATGGCSLRGPQILRLQRLLEWLRSGRPLTTTRAARHFEVSRRTIASDIEYLRRLGVPVAYDRRRQTYYLEEPFTENLPLIALDRAELAAFLVARLALEAFGDTPDAALLEAAVERLAAHLPEPIHVDPDTLTRTLRFEMGPRPRTPLRYLDELRRAAAEQRVVHLHYYANYADALTERDVEPYAIVAHQSRWYLVAYCRLRQAMRDFRIDRIQHLKLREETFARRPDFDLEAYLGPAFGMHRDERTYAVHLRFSPYQARWIREEQWHPSQVLVERPDGSLDVHLQVTGLADVARWVLSYGAECEVVGPPVLRHRIASEARRMAERYGVGVYDRPSALRDAKNH
- a CDS encoding nucleotidyltransferase family protein; this translates as MPTALELRGEGWRPYLSAAKRRVAERHEILAGCEERDALIDRARSVAQALKVRFGVRRVVLLGSLAHGAWFAPDSDVDLAVEGLHAADYWAAWRLAEEMIADRPVDLIEMERVGSALRRAIERYGIEL
- a CDS encoding Na+/H+ antiporter NhaC family protein, whose product is MRVRILACAIWLHCGLVLGAVAQPQLQVPDPVLKGLPFAVTVEGLAPDSGYVLRVEGRTYALTPENGVLRADSVRVARSGRVPIVLERGGQVVARAEARALPGWTSVLPPLLAILIALLFRRVVPALFLGIWLGAWLAADVSLSGLWQGLLDSFDVYVRNALADPDHAAIVLFSLMIGGMVGIISKNGGMQGVVNRIIRWAGDPRRGQLAATVLGLLIFFDDYANTLVVGNTMRPVTDRLRISREKLAYIVDSTAAPVACLAFVTTWIGYEVGLVGTAVAQIPGYDESAYSIFLNSIPYSFYPWLALLFVFAVAWTQRDFGPMYRAELRARTTGQVLGPDARIDEAAAEGREFRPPDDKPHRARNALIPILVLFVSVLGGLYATGEGETLRDIIGSADSYRALMWGSLLGVLSAAALSIGQRILTLDETMEAWYAGLRSMFFAMIILLLAWALSSITEELRTAQYLSSVLSERLAPGLVPALVFVLAAATAFATGTSWGTMGILLPLVVPLAWHVLAASGLHTETEYHHIIYSTVSAVLAGAVWGDHCSPISDTTILSSMASGCDHIEHVRTQLPYALFVGIVAVLLGTLPTGFGWPWWLSMGLSAAVLLLGLRLLGKKVPGAAEPVAE
- the upp gene encoding uracil phosphoribosyltransferase, whose protein sequence is MSTLIVVDHPLLKRDLTLLRRRETTHGQFRQIVAEAAAILAYEALRDLAVEPIPIETPLEPTTGYRLAEEIVVVPILRAGLGMVDGFVRFVPEARIGHLGMQRDERTKQPVDYYSNIPGGIESARVFVVDPMLATGGSAVQAIHHLKAHGARRFTFVCLIAAPEGIRALQEAHPDVRIVTAAVDRGLDENAFIRPGLGDAGDRIFGTGG
- a CDS encoding alanine/glycine:cation symporter family protein, with amino-acid sequence MELFSHIIGQINSFLAPILVIGLLGAGLFLTLRLRFIQLRKLAHGFAVASGKYDNPDEPGDVSHFQALTTALSATVGIGNIAGVAIAIHVGGPGALFWMWVTAFLGMATKYSEVTLALHYRVPVESDGKVWAGSVAGGPMYYIEKGLGWKPVAVFFAFMLMITSFMTGNAVQANTIATQVRDTFGIEPWITGLITAIVVGLVIIGGIRRIGAVTGVLAPLMAGLYVTGALLIIFANLEHVLPAFGTIFREAFNPTAGVAGTGMGMLLTTLTYGVQRGLFSNEAGQGSAPIAHSAAKTDEPVSEGVVALLEPFIDTLVICTMTGLVIVITDVWNDRVPTTLPLRDVNITYVTGNDELGYTRVATPDSVRYVDGRPAEGQPQLAYFEVGVPRLFVDEAQTQPFTGTIYPLQAQARSDDGQVYTRLYGDAVRSSAPLTTLGFERGLSELGLGGLGRYIVLLSVLLFAISTAISWSYYGDRCAYYLFGTRGILPYKVVFLIMHFLGAVVAVTTIWDVGDVALSLVTLPNVISLVLLSGTLKKITDSYFERQPWKEDYEAHRRWVEERRRKKQEAQQQKP
- a CDS encoding cell division ATP-binding protein FtsE, whose translation is MIVFRNVSISYPLPGGQRRPVFENLSFEIQRGEHVYLIGPTGSGKTTLMRLIYMDLLPESGYCQVGDYRSDRIKPAEIPYLRRTLGVVFQDFQLLPDRNVYENVAFALYVTGKRGAEVKTRVLQALTLVGLSHKRRRYPHELSGGEQQRVVIARAIVNDPWILLADEPTGNLDPRVADEIMELLLNLHRQGMTLLMATHDYRLVKKYPARTLAILNGQLVEVDPRTL